In Cryptomeria japonica chromosome 10, Sugi_1.0, whole genome shotgun sequence, a genomic segment contains:
- the LOC131031461 gene encoding uncharacterized protein LOC131031461 — protein sequence MSANEKSVDIDQDQASKDGSSSSYITVEEVQSLVADESIPLPFRQEEFHSSPTQEESSSSPMEEDDNFSFDNAFVLDEGKTNHSHENDSSNDVWTLEFDGSCATNGSRADVVLISPKGEIFPYSFKLQFANTNNTTEYESLLLGMSVALKRGIKNLHAQGDAKLVVCQVRSIYQTRNDRLRHYCNLVWENIEDFDAFSISVVPREYNDRADSLVVSATSLIPHLDFGQD from the exons ATGAGTG CGAATGAAAAATCTGTTGATATTGATCAAGACCAGGCATCGAAAGATGGCTCTTCTAGTTCATACATCACGGTTGAAGAAGTTCAATCTCTTGTTGCTGATGAAAGTATTCCATTACCTTTTCGACAAGAAGAGTTCCACTCTTCTCCTACACAAGAGGAGAGTTCATcttctcctatggaagaagatgacaattttTCTTTTGATAATGCATTCGTTTTGGATGAAGGCAAAACTAATCATTCCCATGAAAACGATAGTTCAAATGATGTGTGGACTcttgagtttgatggtagttgCGCTACAAATGGATCCAGAGCCGACGTAGTTCTCATATCTCCtaagggagagatcttcccttatTCCTTCAAATTGCAATTTGCTAATACTAACAATACAACTGAATATGAGTCGCTTTTGTTAGGAATGAGCgttgcattgaaaagaggaatCAAAAATCTTCATGCCCAGGGTGATGCAAAATTAGTAGTTTGTCAAGTAAGGAGTATATATCAGACTAGAAATGACAGACTCAGGCATTACTGTAATTTGGTatgggaaaatattgaagatttCGATGCTTTTAGCATCTCAGTTGTGCCTCGTGAATACAACGATAGGGCTGATTCCCTTGTTGTTTCAGCTACTTCGTTAATTCCAcatcttgactttggtcaagaTTAA